The Nerophis lumbriciformis linkage group LG34, RoL_Nlum_v2.1, whole genome shotgun sequence genome includes a window with the following:
- the sox7 gene encoding transcription factor SOX-7 isoform X1 codes for MAALISAYSSWPESFECPPADGDVADAHGPHRAAGDKAPEPRIRRPMNAFMVWAKDERKRLAVQNPDLHNAELSKMLGKSWKALTPPQKRPYVEEAERLRVQHMQDYPNYKYRPRRKKQLKRICKRVDPGFLLGGLAGPDQNSLPEQRALCRPLEKGAGSPVGVRSGFSSLSPALPGVRSFRDSAASNSFDTYPYGLPTPPEMSPLDAVDHEHVPPSYYQHPEEPHQSHMSSPPPYHMDYTQTQIHCGGAHMPHMVPTGGGGGQGLITPFSYYSPSHFPQIHLHHQGHLGQLSPPPETQAHLETLDQLSQAELLGEVDRDEFDQYLNSTGGGFHAEQVTVTGHVQVSSASPPVSTLTCPSSTTETSLISVLADATAAYYNNYGIS; via the exons ATGGCTGCCCTCATCAGCGCGTACTCGTCTTGGCCCGAGTCCTTCGAGTGTCCCCCGGCGGACGGCGACGTCGCGGACGCGCACGGCCCGCACAGAGCAGCCGGGGACAAGGCGCCGGAGCCCCGCATCAGGCGGCCCATGAACGCCTTCATGGTGTGGGCCAAGGACGAGAGGAAACGGCTGGCCGTCCAGAACCCAGACCTGCACAACGCCGAACTTAGCAAGATGCTGG GCAAGTCGTGGAAGGCCCTAACCCCTCCCCAAAAGCGTCCCTACGTGGAGGAAGCGGAGCGTCTGCGCGTGCAGCACATGCAGGACTATCCCAACTACAAGTACCGCCCTCGCCGCAAGAAGCAGCTCAAGCGCATCTGCAAGCGCGTGGACCCCGGGTTCCTCCTGGGCGGCCTGGCGGGACCCGACCAGAACTCCCTTCCCGAGCAGCGCGCCCTCTGCCGCCCCCTGGAGAAGGGCGCGGGCAGCCCTGTGGGCGTCCGCAGCGGCTTCTCCAGCTTGAGCCCCGCTCTGCCTGGCGTCCGAAGCTTCCGAGACTCCGCCGCGTCAAACAGTTTCGACACCTACCCCTACGGCCTACCCACCCCGCCGGAGATGTCCCCCTTGGATGCTGTGGACCACGAGCACGTACCCCCTTCCTATTATCAACATCCTGAGGAGCCGCACCAAAGTCACATGAGCAGCCCGCCGCCATACCACATGGACTACACCCAGAcccaaatccattgtggtggcgCACACATGCCCCACATGGTCCCtacaggtggcggcggcggccaAGGACTGATAACTCCTTTCTCTTACTACAGTCCCTCCCACTTCCCTCAAATTCACCTCCACCATCAAGGCCACCTAGGGcagctgtccccgcccccggagacGCAGGCTCACCTGGAGACGCTGGACCAGCTGAGTCAGGCCGAACTCCTGGGCGAGGTGGACCGTGACGAGTTTGACCAGTACCTGAACTCCACCGGGGGCGGCTTCCATGCCGAGCAGGTCACGGTCACGGGCCACGTCCAGGTGTCCTCCGCCTCCCCCCCCGTCTCCACCTTGACGTGTCCTAGCAGCACCACGGAGACCAGTCTCATCTCGGTGCTGGCCGACGCAACCGCCGCCTACTACAACAACTACGGCATCTCATGA
- the sox7 gene encoding transcription factor SOX-7 isoform X2, whose protein sequence is MLGKSWKALTPPQKRPYVEEAERLRVQHMQDYPNYKYRPRRKKQLKRICKRVDPGFLLGGLAGPDQNSLPEQRALCRPLEKGAGSPVGVRSGFSSLSPALPGVRSFRDSAASNSFDTYPYGLPTPPEMSPLDAVDHEHVPPSYYQHPEEPHQSHMSSPPPYHMDYTQTQIHCGGAHMPHMVPTGGGGGQGLITPFSYYSPSHFPQIHLHHQGHLGQLSPPPETQAHLETLDQLSQAELLGEVDRDEFDQYLNSTGGGFHAEQVTVTGHVQVSSASPPVSTLTCPSSTTETSLISVLADATAAYYNNYGIS, encoded by the exons ATGCTGG GCAAGTCGTGGAAGGCCCTAACCCCTCCCCAAAAGCGTCCCTACGTGGAGGAAGCGGAGCGTCTGCGCGTGCAGCACATGCAGGACTATCCCAACTACAAGTACCGCCCTCGCCGCAAGAAGCAGCTCAAGCGCATCTGCAAGCGCGTGGACCCCGGGTTCCTCCTGGGCGGCCTGGCGGGACCCGACCAGAACTCCCTTCCCGAGCAGCGCGCCCTCTGCCGCCCCCTGGAGAAGGGCGCGGGCAGCCCTGTGGGCGTCCGCAGCGGCTTCTCCAGCTTGAGCCCCGCTCTGCCTGGCGTCCGAAGCTTCCGAGACTCCGCCGCGTCAAACAGTTTCGACACCTACCCCTACGGCCTACCCACCCCGCCGGAGATGTCCCCCTTGGATGCTGTGGACCACGAGCACGTACCCCCTTCCTATTATCAACATCCTGAGGAGCCGCACCAAAGTCACATGAGCAGCCCGCCGCCATACCACATGGACTACACCCAGAcccaaatccattgtggtggcgCACACATGCCCCACATGGTCCCtacaggtggcggcggcggccaAGGACTGATAACTCCTTTCTCTTACTACAGTCCCTCCCACTTCCCTCAAATTCACCTCCACCATCAAGGCCACCTAGGGcagctgtccccgcccccggagacGCAGGCTCACCTGGAGACGCTGGACCAGCTGAGTCAGGCCGAACTCCTGGGCGAGGTGGACCGTGACGAGTTTGACCAGTACCTGAACTCCACCGGGGGCGGCTTCCATGCCGAGCAGGTCACGGTCACGGGCCACGTCCAGGTGTCCTCCGCCTCCCCCCCCGTCTCCACCTTGACGTGTCCTAGCAGCACCACGGAGACCAGTCTCATCTCGGTGCTGGCCGACGCAACCGCCGCCTACTACAACAACTACGGCATCTCATGA